A portion of the Ralstonia nicotianae genome contains these proteins:
- a CDS encoding DEAD/DEAH box helicase, with translation MTSGEKRFARRLEAFLEGDYLCWYDVTVGIKRRRPDFLILNPHRGLLALEVKDWKVGSIIRLDPQLVEAEFDGRLVKDVNPLLKSREFMTATVDMLKRDPLLVEPATSKYAGKLCMPYGHGLVLPNISRQEFETSGMQDVMPGRLVICKDEMTESADLEAFQQRLWDMFTQPFRCLLQLPQIDRIRWHLFPDVRIVSRQGSLFEADDEPATQGARPAIPDLIRVMDLQQEQLARSLGDGHRVIHGVAGSGKTMILGYRAEYLAQASAKPVLVLCFNRALAQKLTGWMEHKGLSQKVHVRTFHSWCVEMATTYQLGKLSGRRDEDYEALVQNVIDGVNRGQVPAGQYSALLIDEGHDFDPAWLRLVVQMVDPETNSVLVMYDSAQDIYQKSRKLKFSFSSVGIQARGRTTILKLNYRNSAEVLAVAYAFANDLLTAEEAEEDGAPLILPQTAGRHGSAPEFIRLPSFKGELDYVVDRLRASNEAGMPWRDMAVLTYRKAQAAEVVSHLAAAKIPARAGLSKLDNDSVNVLTLHGSKGLEFPMVAIPGLGQMPYASHDANEQARVLYVGMTRAMNELVMTADRASEFAVRVGEACGRVGA, from the coding sequence ATGACTTCCGGCGAAAAGCGGTTTGCCCGCCGGCTCGAAGCCTTTCTTGAGGGCGATTATCTCTGCTGGTACGACGTGACGGTCGGCATCAAGCGGAGGCGGCCGGATTTTCTGATCTTGAATCCGCACCGGGGGCTGCTGGCGCTGGAAGTGAAGGATTGGAAAGTCGGCAGCATTATCCGGCTCGACCCGCAACTGGTGGAGGCGGAATTCGACGGCCGGCTCGTCAAGGATGTGAACCCGCTGCTCAAATCGCGCGAGTTCATGACGGCCACGGTGGACATGCTCAAGCGCGATCCGCTGCTGGTCGAGCCTGCCACCAGCAAATATGCCGGCAAGCTGTGCATGCCCTATGGCCACGGGCTGGTGCTGCCCAATATCTCGCGCCAGGAGTTCGAGACCTCCGGCATGCAGGACGTGATGCCCGGGCGCCTGGTCATCTGCAAGGACGAGATGACCGAATCGGCCGATCTCGAGGCCTTCCAGCAGCGACTGTGGGACATGTTCACCCAGCCGTTCCGCTGCCTGCTCCAACTGCCGCAGATCGACCGCATCCGCTGGCATCTCTTCCCGGACGTGCGCATCGTCAGCCGACAAGGCAGCCTGTTCGAGGCCGATGACGAACCGGCCACACAGGGCGCTCGCCCCGCCATCCCCGACCTCATCCGCGTCATGGACCTGCAGCAGGAGCAGCTTGCCCGCAGCCTGGGCGATGGGCACCGCGTGATCCACGGCGTGGCCGGCTCCGGCAAAACGATGATCCTCGGCTACCGTGCCGAATACCTTGCGCAAGCTTCAGCCAAGCCCGTGCTTGTGCTGTGCTTCAACCGTGCGCTCGCGCAAAAGCTGACCGGGTGGATGGAACACAAGGGGCTGTCGCAAAAGGTGCACGTGCGCACCTTTCACAGCTGGTGCGTGGAGATGGCCACCACCTATCAGCTCGGCAAGCTGTCCGGCCGGCGCGATGAGGACTACGAAGCGCTGGTGCAGAACGTGATCGACGGCGTGAACCGGGGCCAGGTGCCTGCCGGGCAATACAGCGCCCTGCTGATCGACGAAGGCCACGACTTCGATCCCGCATGGCTGCGGCTCGTTGTGCAGATGGTCGATCCGGAGACCAACTCCGTGCTTGTCATGTACGACAGCGCGCAAGACATCTACCAGAAGTCCCGCAAGCTCAAGTTCAGCTTCTCCAGCGTCGGCATCCAGGCGCGCGGGCGTACCACCATCCTCAAGCTCAACTACCGCAACAGCGCCGAAGTGCTGGCCGTGGCCTACGCGTTCGCCAACGACCTGCTGACCGCCGAAGAGGCCGAGGAAGACGGCGCCCCGCTCATCCTCCCGCAAACGGCCGGGCGACACGGCAGCGCGCCGGAGTTCATCCGCCTGCCGAGCTTCAAGGGCGAGCTGGACTACGTGGTCGACCGCCTGCGCGCCAGCAACGAAGCCGGCATGCCTTGGCGCGACATGGCCGTGCTCACATATCGCAAAGCCCAGGCCGCAGAAGTGGTCAGCCACTTGGCAGCAGCCAAGATTCCCGCCCGCGCCGGCCTGAGCAAGCTCGATAACGACAGCGTGAACGTGCTCACGCTACACGGCAGCAAGGGACTGGAGTTTCCGATGGTGGCCATTCCCGGTCTGGGCCAGATGCCCTACGCCAGCCATGACGCCAACGAGCAGGCGCGTGTGCTGTATGTGGGGATGACGCGGGCGATGAATGAACTGGTGATGACGGCGGATCGGGCGTCGGAGTTTGCGGTGCGGGTGGGGGAGGCTTGTGGGAGGGTGGGGGCGTGA
- a CDS encoding DUF2242 domain-containing protein gives MPYRFRQLSASCAIATLLSACNSAPTPLYQQEEFDAAKSPYARTFQAKSDATCEAARRALLSQGYVSSSPRLDTIDGSKNFQPSNDSHVVIAFHVVCADASADGASSTAYVNAVQDRYTLKKTSTSASVGLSVLGSVSLPISSSDDSMVKVASETIPAGVFYERFFNLVDHFLKIDPTQRDRATVKAAEKEHVAPLPEPAPTPQGEPMKMTTPVAPTPPAPPVPVAPAAAAATAPASKAPAEPTPAATTDATAPTAASAPAAANAGDAN, from the coding sequence ATGCCCTACCGCTTCCGCCAGTTATCCGCTTCGTGCGCGATCGCAACCCTCCTGTCGGCATGCAATTCCGCGCCGACGCCGCTTTACCAGCAGGAGGAGTTCGACGCGGCCAAGAGCCCCTACGCGCGCACGTTCCAGGCGAAATCCGACGCGACTTGCGAAGCCGCGCGGCGCGCGCTGCTGAGCCAGGGCTACGTGTCGAGCTCGCCCCGCCTGGACACGATCGACGGCAGCAAGAATTTCCAGCCGAGCAACGACTCGCACGTGGTGATCGCGTTTCATGTGGTCTGCGCGGACGCGAGCGCGGATGGCGCGTCGAGCACCGCTTATGTGAACGCGGTGCAGGACCGCTACACGCTGAAGAAGACCAGCACCTCGGCGAGCGTCGGCCTGAGCGTGCTCGGCTCGGTGTCGTTGCCGATCAGTTCGAGCGATGACTCGATGGTCAAGGTAGCGAGCGAGACGATTCCGGCCGGTGTGTTCTACGAACGCTTCTTCAATCTGGTCGACCATTTCCTGAAGATCGACCCGACGCAGCGCGACCGCGCGACGGTGAAGGCCGCGGAGAAGGAGCATGTGGCTCCGCTGCCCGAGCCCGCGCCGACGCCGCAGGGCGAGCCGATGAAGATGACGACGCCCGTCGCGCCGACGCCGCCCGCGCCGCCGGTGCCGGTGGCGCCCGCTGCGGCTGCAGCGACTGCACCGGCGTCGAAGGCCCCTGCTGAACCGACGCCCGCCGCGACAACCGACGCAACAGCGCCGACAGCCGCATCCGCGCCGGCCGCTGCAAACGCGGGCGACGCGAACTGA